The proteins below come from a single Serratia fonticola genomic window:
- the ispH gene encoding 4-hydroxy-3-methylbut-2-enyl diphosphate reductase, producing MQILLANPRGFCAGVDRAISIVERALEIYGAPIYVRHEVVHNRYVVESLRERGAVFIEEIAEVPDGSILIFSAHGVSQAVRAEAKARDLTMLFDATCPLVTKVHMEVARASRKGTEAILIGHAGHPEVEGTMGQYSNPQGGMYLVESPEDVWQLQVKNEHNLCFMTQTTLSVDDTSDVIDALRKRFPDIIGPRKDDICYATTNRQEAVRSLAGDADVVLVVGSKNSSNSNRLAELAQRVGKPAYLIDSAADIQESWLKDASNIGVTAGASAPDVLVQDVISRLKALGGKDVQELSGREENIVFEVPKELRMDIKQID from the coding sequence ATGCAAATATTGCTGGCTAATCCACGTGGCTTCTGCGCCGGGGTTGATCGTGCGATCAGCATCGTAGAACGTGCGCTGGAGATTTATGGCGCGCCGATTTACGTCCGTCACGAAGTGGTACATAACCGCTACGTGGTCGAAAGCCTGCGTGAGCGCGGTGCGGTATTTATCGAAGAGATCGCGGAAGTGCCGGATGGCTCGATCCTGATCTTCTCTGCCCACGGTGTTTCACAGGCAGTTCGTGCCGAGGCCAAGGCCCGGGATCTGACCATGCTGTTTGATGCTACCTGTCCGTTGGTGACCAAGGTGCATATGGAAGTGGCCCGTGCCAGCCGTAAGGGCACCGAAGCGATCCTGATTGGCCACGCCGGGCATCCGGAAGTGGAAGGCACCATGGGCCAGTACAGTAACCCTCAAGGGGGCATGTACCTGGTTGAGTCGCCGGAAGATGTCTGGCAATTGCAGGTAAAGAACGAGCATAACCTGTGCTTTATGACCCAGACTACCTTATCGGTGGACGATACTTCCGACGTGATCGATGCGTTGCGTAAGCGCTTCCCGGATATTATCGGGCCGCGCAAGGACGATATCTGCTATGCCACCACCAACCGTCAGGAAGCGGTGCGCAGCTTGGCAGGTGATGCCGATGTGGTGCTGGTGGTGGGGTCGAAGAACTCCTCCAACTCCAACCGCCTGGCCGAGCTTGCCCAGCGTGTGGGGAAACCGGCCTATCTGATCGACTCGGCGGCGGACATTCAGGAATCCTGGTTGAAAGATGCGAGCAACATTGGCGTCACCGCTGGAGCCTCTGCGCCGGACGTGCTGGTTCAGGACGTCATCAGCCGCTTGAAAGCTTTGGGCGGCAAGGACGTGCAGGAGCTTAGCGGCCGTGAAGAGAACATCGTGTTTGAAGTGCCGAAAGAACTGCGCATGGATATCAAGCAGATCGACTGA
- the dapB gene encoding 4-hydroxy-tetrahydrodipicolinate reductase has translation MTDSQIRIAIAGSGGRMGRQLIQAVQQAQGVVLGAALERPGSSLVGTDAGELAGVGALGVTVSDNLEKVVSDFDILIDFTRPEGTLAHLAFCVAHGKAMVIGTTGFDDAGKAAIQDAAQQIGIVFAANFSVGVNVVLKLLEKAAKVMGDYTDIEIVEAHHRHKVDAPSGTALAMGEAIAGALGRDLKECAVYERVGYTGERDPKSIGFATIRAGDIVGEHTAMFADIGERVEITHKASSRMTFANGAVRAASWISNQHNGLFDMRDVLGLDQL, from the coding sequence ATGACTGATTCACAAATCCGCATCGCGATTGCGGGTTCCGGTGGCCGCATGGGGCGCCAATTGATCCAGGCCGTGCAACAGGCACAGGGTGTGGTATTGGGGGCAGCGTTGGAGCGCCCGGGTTCTAGCCTGGTTGGCACCGATGCCGGCGAACTGGCTGGCGTTGGTGCATTGGGCGTCACCGTCAGCGATAACCTGGAAAAGGTTGTCAGCGATTTCGATATCCTGATCGACTTCACCCGCCCGGAAGGCACCCTGGCCCATCTGGCGTTTTGCGTGGCCCACGGCAAAGCCATGGTGATCGGCACCACCGGTTTTGATGATGCAGGTAAAGCGGCGATCCAGGACGCGGCACAGCAGATTGGCATCGTGTTTGCCGCCAACTTCAGCGTGGGCGTCAACGTGGTGCTCAAGCTGCTGGAAAAAGCGGCCAAGGTCATGGGCGATTATACCGATATTGAAATTGTGGAAGCTCACCACCGCCACAAGGTAGATGCCCCTTCAGGAACGGCGTTAGCCATGGGCGAGGCGATTGCCGGTGCCTTGGGACGTGATTTGAAAGAGTGCGCGGTTTACGAGCGCGTGGGTTATACCGGCGAGCGCGATCCAAAGAGCATCGGCTTTGCCACCATTCGTGCCGGGGATATTGTGGGTGAACATACCGCCATGTTTGCCGATATTGGCGAGCGGGTAGAGATCACCCATAAAGCCTCAAGCCGGATGACGTTTGCCAATGGCGCGGTGCGTGCCGCATCCTGGATCTCAAACCAGCATAACGGGCTGTTTGATATGCGTGACGTGCTCGGTTTAGACCAGTTATAA
- the carA gene encoding glutamine-hydrolyzing carbamoyl-phosphate synthase small subunit, with translation MIKSALLVLEDGTQFHGRAIGAEGTAVGEVVFNTSMTGYQEILTDPSYSRQIVTLTYPHIGNVGTNDSDAESSAVHAQGLVIRDLPLIASNYRNEMGLADYLKRHNIVAIADIDTRKLTRLLREKGAQNGCIIAGDLTDAELALQKAKAFPGLKGMDLAKEVTTKEAYAWQQGSWTLEGDLPEAKPAGELPYHVVAYDYGAKRNILRMLVDRGCRLTVVPAQTPAEDVLKMNPDGIFLSNGPGDPEPCDYAITAIKRFLETDIPVFGICLGHQLLALASGAKTMKMKLGHHGGNHPVKDLDNNTVMITAQNHGFAVDENNLPSTLRVTHKSLFDHTVQGIHRTDKAAFSFQGHPEASPGPHDAAPLFDHFIELIETYRTNAK, from the coding sequence TTGATTAAGTCAGCGCTATTGGTTCTGGAAGACGGAACCCAATTCCACGGTCGGGCCATCGGGGCAGAAGGTACGGCAGTGGGGGAAGTGGTCTTCAATACCTCGATGACCGGCTATCAAGAAATCCTCACTGATCCTTCCTACTCCCGCCAGATCGTTACTCTTACTTATCCTCATATCGGCAATGTCGGCACCAATGATTCCGACGCAGAATCCTCCGCTGTTCATGCTCAAGGCCTTGTCATCCGCGACCTGCCACTGATTGCCAGCAACTACCGCAACGAAATGGGCCTGGCCGATTACCTCAAGCGTCACAACATTGTGGCGATTGCCGATATCGATACCCGCAAGCTGACCCGCCTGCTGCGTGAGAAAGGCGCACAGAACGGCTGCATCATCGCGGGCGACCTCACCGATGCCGAGCTGGCGCTGCAAAAAGCCAAGGCTTTCCCTGGCCTGAAAGGCATGGATCTGGCGAAAGAGGTCACCACCAAAGAGGCTTACGCCTGGCAACAGGGGAGCTGGACGCTGGAAGGCGATTTACCGGAGGCTAAGCCTGCGGGCGAACTGCCTTACCATGTAGTGGCCTACGATTACGGCGCCAAGCGTAACATTCTGCGCATGCTGGTGGATCGCGGCTGCCGCCTCACCGTGGTGCCAGCGCAAACCCCTGCGGAAGACGTGCTGAAAATGAATCCGGACGGCATCTTCCTGTCCAACGGCCCTGGAGATCCGGAGCCATGCGATTACGCCATTACCGCCATCAAACGCTTCCTGGAAACCGATATCCCGGTATTTGGTATCTGCCTGGGCCACCAACTGTTGGCGCTGGCCAGCGGTGCCAAAACCATGAAGATGAAGCTTGGCCACCACGGCGGTAACCACCCGGTGAAGGATCTGGATAACAATACCGTGATGATCACCGCGCAGAACCATGGCTTTGCCGTAGATGAAAATAATCTGCCGAGCACGTTGCGCGTCACGCATAAATCCCTGTTCGACCACACGGTGCAGGGCATCCATCGTACCGATAAAGCCGCGTTCAGCTTCCAGGGCCACCCAGAAGCCAGCCCAGGCCCGCACGATGCCGCGCCGCTGTTCGATCACTTTATCGAACTGATTGAGACTTACCGTACCAACGCCAAATAA
- the carB gene encoding carbamoyl-phosphate synthase large subunit, whose translation MPKRTDIKSILILGAGPIVIGQACEFDYSGAQACKALREEGYRVVLVNSNPATIMTDPEMADATYIEPIHWEVVRKIIEKERPDAVLPTMGGQTALNCALELERQGVLAEFGVTMIGATADAIDKAEDRRRFDIAMKKIGLDTARSGIAHNMEEALAVAADVGFPCIIRPSFTMGGTGGGIAYNREEFEEICERGLDLSPTKELLIDESLIGWKEYEMEVVRDKNDNCIIVCSIENIDAMGIHTGDSITVAPAQTLTDKEYQIMRNASMAVLREIGVETGGSNVQFSVNPKTGRLIVIEMNPRVSRSSALASKATGFPIAKIAAKLAVGYTLDELMNDITGGRTPASFEPSIDYVVTKIPRFNFEKFAGANDRLTTQMKSVGEVMAIGRTQQESLQKALRGLEVGATGFDPKVSLDDPEALTKIRRELKDAGSDRIWYIADAFRAGLSVDGVFNLTNIDRWFLVQIEELVRLEEQVAEAGINGLNADFLRTLKRKGFADARLAKLAGVAESEIRKLRHSFNMHPVYKRVDTCAAEFATDTAYMYSTYEDECESNPTNDRPKIMILGGGPNRIGQGIEFDYCCVHASLALREDGYETIMVNCNPETVSTDYDTSDRLYFEPVTLEDVLEIVRIEKPKGVIVQYGGQTPLKLARELEAAGVPIIGTSPDAIDRAEDRERFQQAVNRLGLKQPANATVATIEQAVEKAAGIGYPLVVRPSYVLGGRAMEIVYDDIDLRRYFQNAVSVSNDAPVLLDRFLDDAVEVDVDAICDGERVLIGGIMEHIEQAGVHSGDSACSLPAYTLSKEIQDVMRQQVEKLAFELQVRGLMNVQFAVKNNEVYLIEVNPRAARTVPFVSKATGVPLAKVAARVMAGKSLAEQGVTEEVIPPYYSVKEVVLPFNKFPGVDPILGPEMRSTGEVMGVGRTFAEAFSKAMLGSNSGMKKGRALLSVRSGDKARVVDLAASLLKQGFELDATHGTAVVLGEAGINPRLVNKVHEGRPHIQDRIKNGEYTYIVNTTAGRQAIEDSKLIRRSALQYKVHYDTTMNGGFATSMAMKADPTEQVTSVQELHARITK comes from the coding sequence ATGCCAAAACGTACAGATATAAAAAGCATCCTGATCCTCGGCGCTGGCCCGATCGTTATCGGCCAGGCGTGTGAATTTGACTACTCTGGTGCCCAGGCGTGTAAGGCGCTGCGTGAAGAAGGTTACCGCGTTGTACTGGTCAACTCGAACCCGGCCACCATCATGACCGACCCGGAAATGGCCGATGCCACCTACATCGAGCCGATCCATTGGGAAGTGGTGCGTAAAATCATCGAGAAAGAGCGCCCGGATGCGGTGCTGCCAACCATGGGTGGGCAAACCGCGCTGAACTGTGCGTTGGAGCTGGAACGTCAGGGCGTACTGGCCGAGTTCGGCGTCACCATGATCGGCGCTACCGCCGATGCCATCGACAAAGCCGAAGACCGCCGCCGTTTCGATATCGCCATGAAGAAAATTGGCCTGGATACGGCGCGTTCCGGCATCGCCCATAATATGGAAGAAGCGTTGGCGGTGGCCGCCGATGTGGGCTTCCCATGCATTATCCGCCCGTCATTTACCATGGGCGGCACCGGTGGCGGTATCGCCTATAACCGCGAAGAGTTCGAAGAGATCTGCGAGCGCGGTCTGGATCTGTCCCCGACCAAAGAGCTGCTGATTGACGAATCGCTGATCGGCTGGAAAGAGTACGAGATGGAGGTGGTGCGCGATAAGAATGACAACTGCATCATCGTCTGCTCGATCGAAAACATCGATGCGATGGGTATCCATACCGGTGACTCTATCACGGTGGCTCCAGCGCAAACGCTGACCGACAAAGAATACCAAATCATGCGTAACGCCTCGATGGCGGTACTGCGTGAGATCGGGGTGGAAACCGGCGGCTCCAACGTGCAGTTCTCGGTGAACCCGAAAACCGGCCGCCTGATCGTGATTGAAATGAACCCACGCGTATCCCGTTCATCGGCGCTGGCTTCGAAAGCGACCGGCTTCCCGATTGCCAAGATCGCCGCCAAGCTGGCGGTGGGTTACACCCTCGATGAGCTGATGAATGACATCACCGGTGGCCGTACGCCAGCCTCCTTTGAGCCGTCCATCGACTATGTCGTCACCAAGATCCCGCGCTTCAACTTCGAGAAGTTTGCCGGTGCCAACGATCGCCTGACCACCCAGATGAAGTCGGTCGGCGAAGTGATGGCAATTGGCCGCACTCAGCAGGAGTCATTGCAGAAAGCGCTGCGCGGCCTGGAAGTGGGCGCGACCGGGTTTGATCCGAAAGTGAGCCTGGACGATCCGGAAGCCTTGACCAAGATCCGCCGTGAGCTGAAGGATGCGGGTTCCGATCGTATCTGGTACATCGCCGATGCTTTCCGCGCCGGTCTGTCCGTCGATGGTGTGTTCAACCTGACCAACATCGACCGCTGGTTCCTGGTGCAGATTGAAGAGCTGGTGCGTCTGGAAGAGCAGGTTGCCGAAGCGGGCATCAACGGCCTGAACGCTGATTTCCTGCGCACGCTCAAGCGTAAAGGCTTTGCCGATGCGCGCCTGGCCAAGCTGGCTGGCGTGGCGGAAAGCGAAATCCGCAAGCTGCGCCACAGCTTCAACATGCACCCGGTCTACAAACGTGTGGACACCTGTGCGGCAGAATTTGCGACCGACACCGCCTACATGTATTCCACCTATGAAGACGAGTGTGAATCCAACCCGACCAACGATCGCCCGAAAATCATGATCCTGGGCGGTGGCCCGAACCGTATCGGCCAGGGCATCGAGTTCGACTATTGCTGCGTACACGCCTCGTTGGCGCTGCGCGAAGACGGCTACGAGACCATCATGGTCAACTGTAACCCGGAAACCGTCTCTACCGACTACGACACCTCGGATCGCTTGTACTTCGAACCGGTGACGCTGGAAGACGTGCTGGAAATCGTGCGCATCGAGAAGCCAAAAGGCGTGATCGTGCAGTACGGCGGGCAAACCCCGTTGAAACTGGCGCGTGAGCTGGAAGCGGCAGGCGTGCCGATTATCGGCACCAGCCCGGATGCGATTGACCGTGCCGAAGACCGTGAACGTTTCCAGCAGGCGGTTAACCGCTTGGGCCTGAAGCAACCGGCCAACGCCACCGTGGCAACCATCGAACAGGCGGTTGAGAAAGCGGCCGGTATCGGTTATCCGCTGGTGGTGCGCCCATCCTACGTACTGGGTGGCCGTGCGATGGAGATCGTTTACGACGACATCGACCTGCGCCGTTACTTCCAGAACGCGGTTAGCGTGTCCAACGATGCGCCAGTGCTGCTGGACCGCTTCCTGGACGACGCGGTAGAAGTGGATGTGGATGCTATCTGTGACGGCGAGCGCGTGCTGATCGGTGGCATCATGGAGCATATCGAACAGGCTGGCGTCCACTCCGGTGACTCCGCTTGTTCACTGCCAGCCTACACGCTGAGCAAAGAGATCCAGGACGTGATGCGCCAGCAGGTAGAAAAACTGGCGTTTGAACTGCAGGTTCGTGGTCTGATGAACGTGCAGTTTGCGGTGAAGAACAACGAAGTCTACCTGATCGAAGTGAACCCACGCGCCGCGCGTACCGTGCCGTTCGTTTCCAAGGCGACCGGCGTACCGCTGGCGAAAGTGGCGGCGCGCGTGATGGCCGGTAAATCGCTGGCCGAACAGGGCGTGACCGAAGAGGTTATCCCGCCGTACTACTCGGTCAAGGAAGTGGTGCTGCCGTTCAACAAATTCCCAGGCGTTGACCCGATCCTCGGGCCAGAAATGCGCTCGACCGGTGAAGTGATGGGCGTTGGCCGCACCTTCGCCGAAGCCTTCTCCAAGGCGATGTTGGGCAGTAACTCCGGCATGAAGAAAGGCCGTGCGCTGCTGTCGGTTCGCAGTGGGGACAAGGCTCGCGTAGTGGATTTGGCTGCCAGCCTGCTCAAGCAGGGCTTTGAACTGGATGCCACCCACGGCACCGCAGTGGTGCTGGGCGAAGCGGGGATTAACCCACGCTTGGTCAACAAGGTGCATGAAGGGCGTCCGCACATTCAGGACCGCATCAAGAACGGCGAGTACACCTACATCGTTAATACCACGGCGGGGCGTCAGGCGATTGAAGACTCCAAGCTGATCCGCCGCAGTGCGCTGCAGTATAAAGTGCACTACGACACCACGATGAACGGCGGCTTTGCTACCTCGATGGCGATGAAGGCAGATCCAACCGAGCAGGTGACGTCGGTACAGGAACTGCACGCACGTATCACCAAGTAA
- a CDS encoding 2OG-Fe dioxygenase family protein: MLNKHENILQITHLSREGMVQLAPSFNTLPHTQHADGKYRLRRYSVMRFQDGKVVETDKHEFVQSEDINRFQGNIVRQFEPLLTTTWQNEGMREMCGVFVESNALPNNQEIEIHQIRITTTYDETQVAPEGIHRDGFDHIAIVGIDRHNIVGGDILLYNSNREEPFFRKVLENGEVAMIADSKLWHNACPIRAVEADKEGHMDVFVLTARVV, encoded by the coding sequence ATGCTAAACAAACACGAGAATATCCTGCAGATCACCCATCTTAGCCGGGAAGGGATGGTTCAACTGGCTCCTTCATTCAACACGCTTCCCCACACCCAGCATGCGGATGGCAAGTACCGCCTGCGGCGTTATTCTGTCATGCGTTTTCAGGATGGAAAGGTCGTAGAGACGGACAAACATGAGTTTGTACAGTCTGAGGATATCAACCGCTTTCAGGGCAATATTGTCCGCCAGTTCGAACCGCTCCTGACCACAACCTGGCAAAATGAGGGGATGCGTGAAATGTGTGGGGTCTTTGTTGAAAGCAATGCTCTACCGAACAACCAGGAAATAGAGATCCACCAAATCCGCATTACCACCACCTATGATGAAACTCAGGTGGCGCCGGAAGGCATCCATCGTGATGGTTTTGATCATATCGCGATAGTCGGTATCGACAGGCATAACATTGTCGGGGGGGATATCCTGCTCTATAACAGCAATCGCGAAGAGCCATTTTTCCGTAAGGTGTTGGAAAATGGCGAAGTTGCCATGATTGCTGATAGTAAGTTGTGGCATAACGCCTGCCCAATCCGTGCCGTCGAGGCCGATAAAGAAGGGCATATGGATGTTTTTGTTCTGACAGCGAGGGTGGTATGA
- a CDS encoding cysteine desulfurase-like protein — MTFTPEQSRAQFSALDQLHQGKSVVFFDGPGGSQVSRTVLDKMVDYLGHHNANLGGHYFSSKATEQVMLQARESVRAFLNAGSADNIVFGANMTSLTFQLSRAISREWQAGDEVIVTALDHYANVSSWQQAAADKQVVVHQAPVNDQDCTLDVDKLCALINAKTRLVAVTYASNTTGSIVDIKRIVEAAHQVGALVYVDAVHYAPHRLIDVQALGCDILLCSAYKFFGPHVGIAYLAAPWLQTLRPYKVEPATDLGPGRFETGTQSFEGLAGVTAAIEYLAQWGEAGAPLRQRLQDSFSQLSQHEEALSAYFLDKLRQVKGARLYGIDRPDANCRTPTFAVTFAHVLPESVARALGEHNICVGNGHFYALGLIRQLGLEQRGGVVRIGLMHYNTRQEIDRLFEIINTLSQS, encoded by the coding sequence ATGACATTTACGCCTGAACAAAGCCGGGCGCAATTCAGCGCTCTGGATCAGCTGCATCAAGGAAAAAGCGTGGTGTTCTTTGATGGCCCTGGTGGCTCACAGGTTTCGCGTACGGTATTAGACAAGATGGTCGATTATTTGGGCCACCATAATGCCAACTTGGGGGGACACTACTTTTCCAGCAAAGCCACTGAGCAAGTGATGTTACAAGCCAGAGAGTCTGTTCGGGCCTTCTTGAATGCCGGTTCGGCTGACAATATTGTCTTTGGCGCCAACATGACCTCACTGACTTTTCAACTGAGCCGCGCTATCAGCCGGGAGTGGCAAGCCGGGGACGAAGTGATCGTCACCGCTCTGGATCACTATGCGAACGTTTCGAGCTGGCAACAGGCCGCTGCCGATAAACAGGTCGTTGTCCATCAGGCTCCAGTTAACGATCAGGATTGTACGTTAGACGTCGATAAACTTTGTGCGCTCATTAACGCCAAAACCCGGTTGGTGGCTGTCACCTATGCGTCAAATACCACAGGCTCGATCGTGGATATAAAGCGTATCGTCGAGGCGGCGCACCAGGTTGGCGCTTTGGTGTATGTAGATGCTGTGCACTATGCCCCACACCGCCTTATTGATGTTCAGGCGCTGGGTTGCGACATACTCCTGTGTTCCGCGTATAAATTTTTTGGCCCACACGTCGGGATTGCCTATCTGGCTGCGCCGTGGTTGCAAACGTTACGTCCTTACAAGGTCGAGCCGGCCACCGATCTTGGCCCTGGGCGTTTTGAGACGGGGACTCAGAGTTTTGAGGGGCTCGCGGGGGTGACAGCTGCGATCGAATACCTGGCTCAGTGGGGAGAAGCGGGCGCGCCATTGCGGCAGCGCTTGCAAGACAGCTTTAGCCAACTCAGCCAACATGAAGAAGCGCTCAGCGCTTATTTCCTGGATAAACTACGGCAAGTCAAAGGTGCGCGTTTGTACGGTATCGATCGGCCCGATGCCAACTGCCGGACCCCGACTTTCGCCGTGACGTTTGCGCACGTGCTGCCTGAATCGGTTGCTAGAGCGCTGGGCGAGCACAATATTTGTGTCGGCAACGGGCATTTTTATGCGCTGGGGCTGATCCGCCAACTGGGTCTGGAGCAACGTGGCGGTGTCGTGCGGATCGGATTGATGCATTACAACACCCGCCAGGAGATCGACCGTTTGTTTGAGATTATCAACACGTTGAGTCAATCATGA